The proteins below are encoded in one region of Haloterrigena turkmenica DSM 5511:
- a CDS encoding ABC transporter substrate-binding protein has translation MRHNHTRVNRRQFIGASAGTVAATFAGCLGSDSDSTEFVTAFAGGRQPTQVHFNPWNASDYAQTYSIYWLQGTVVTHADGTVSTDFFEDLSVDGREVTLEFSDEWSYWNGNDITAEDYLIEQEIWRYQDPEASPIEGHELVDEYTVKRIYKDDISPTIAKSNAGAGTSAPKSVFREYYERYEDATTESEREAVTDDLLQLTIDTEEFVEEGYGSSLFKIEDFNSSETLATKWDDHPWADRTDIEQIRVKPTEGTQVEQLEKSDELDMTQYITEDQRSDYPDNIENIYELDHYSCRKYILNWNNEHLARRPVRRAIISAIDIPSIVDAANQTGLMATPTQVQTGIRASIEEKYLGEDFVDSLIDYPVEADEETAVEYMEEAGYSREGGEWIGPDGNATDFTAITQAGVRKSQPMKVFTDHLNEFGFNVEMEAVGQDYYSRVQEWEFDIAWMWHVALPYWHPVAYFSNDFYGLLAGDVTSDSDTGPTGVPFSLEIPEEVGATEVGGNGVEINPAQLMVDLEGASSEEETIELTRTLAQWVNYDLPVIVHLQENRGFAGDVENFDFPSEDDFRMDRSNPGPNALLNGHITTN, from the coding sequence ATGAGACACAATCACACCCGCGTAAATAGACGGCAGTTTATCGGCGCGAGCGCCGGCACGGTCGCCGCCACGTTCGCGGGCTGTCTCGGCAGCGACAGCGACTCGACGGAGTTCGTCACGGCGTTTGCGGGCGGCCGTCAGCCGACACAGGTTCACTTCAACCCGTGGAACGCGTCGGACTACGCACAGACATACAGCATCTACTGGCTTCAGGGAACGGTCGTGACACACGCCGACGGGACCGTCTCGACCGATTTCTTCGAGGACCTCAGCGTCGACGGTCGGGAGGTCACGCTCGAGTTCTCGGACGAGTGGAGCTACTGGAACGGCAACGACATCACCGCCGAGGACTACCTCATCGAACAGGAGATCTGGCGCTACCAGGATCCGGAGGCCTCGCCGATCGAAGGCCACGAACTGGTCGACGAGTACACCGTCAAGCGGATCTACAAGGACGATATCTCGCCGACGATCGCGAAATCGAACGCGGGCGCCGGCACCTCCGCGCCGAAGTCGGTCTTCCGCGAGTACTACGAGCGTTACGAGGACGCCACCACGGAGAGCGAGCGGGAGGCCGTGACCGACGACCTCCTCCAGCTGACGATCGACACCGAGGAGTTCGTCGAGGAGGGGTACGGGAGCTCGCTGTTCAAGATCGAGGACTTCAACTCCTCCGAGACGCTGGCGACGAAGTGGGACGATCACCCGTGGGCGGACCGAACGGACATCGAACAGATCCGCGTAAAGCCAACCGAGGGGACGCAGGTCGAGCAACTCGAGAAGAGCGACGAGCTCGACATGACCCAGTACATCACCGAGGACCAGCGGTCGGACTACCCCGACAACATCGAGAACATCTACGAACTTGACCACTACAGCTGCCGGAAGTACATCCTGAACTGGAACAACGAGCACCTCGCGCGGCGGCCGGTCCGGCGGGCGATCATCTCCGCGATCGACATCCCCTCGATCGTCGACGCCGCGAACCAGACCGGGTTGATGGCGACGCCAACGCAGGTCCAGACGGGGATTCGTGCATCCATCGAAGAGAAGTACCTCGGCGAGGACTTCGTCGACAGTCTCATCGACTACCCCGTCGAGGCCGACGAAGAGACGGCCGTCGAGTACATGGAGGAGGCCGGCTACTCACGTGAGGGCGGCGAGTGGATCGGTCCCGACGGCAACGCGACTGACTTCACCGCTATCACGCAGGCGGGGGTCAGGAAGTCCCAGCCGATGAAGGTCTTCACCGACCACCTCAACGAGTTCGGCTTCAACGTGGAGATGGAGGCCGTCGGCCAGGACTACTACTCGCGGGTTCAGGAGTGGGAGTTCGATATCGCCTGGATGTGGCACGTCGCACTGCCGTACTGGCATCCCGTGGCGTACTTCTCGAACGACTTCTACGGTCTCCTCGCCGGCGACGTCACCAGCGACAGCGACACGGGTCCGACCGGCGTGCCGTTCTCGCTCGAGATCCCAGAGGAAGTCGGCGCGACGGAAGTCGGGGGCAACGGCGTCGAGATCAACCCGGCCCAGCTCATGGTCGACCTCGAGGGCGCATCGTCCGAGGAGGAAACGATCGAGCTCACGCGAACGCTCGCTCAGTGGGTCAACTACGATCTGCCCGTGATCGTCCACTTACAGGAGAACCGCGGCTTCGCCGGCGACGTCGAGAACTTCGACTTCCCGAGCGAGGACGACTTTCGCATGGATCGCTCCAATCCGGGACCGAACGCGCTGCTGAACGGCCACATTACGACTAACTAA
- a CDS encoding ABC transporter ATP-binding protein produces MSNTDTIVEVRDLNVTFQMNRGQSRVVRDADLDVARNETLGIIGESGSGKSMLASSFLNAVVEPGVSTGEVTYHPEDGEPVSVLELSESELNRFRWEEVAMVFQGAMSSFNPVTTIRTHFRETLQDHNRDIPAGMDRARELLESVYLDPDRILDSYAHELSGGMKQRALIALSLVLEPDLLVLDEPTAALDLLMQRSIVTLLRELQAEYDLTLVFITHDLPLLTKLADRIAVMYAFNIVEIGTTDDLLYNASHPYTRALLDTTPDLNVPVDEMNIIEGSKPDPVDHIPGCSYHPRCPMADAQCRSDDPPMMTVSDSHESACFYYDEADDAVPISAAPDTPPTTSQSAATDGGEN; encoded by the coding sequence ATGAGTAACACAGACACGATCGTGGAGGTCCGCGACCTCAACGTCACGTTCCAGATGAATCGCGGGCAGTCGCGGGTCGTCCGCGACGCCGACCTCGACGTCGCTCGCAACGAGACGCTCGGCATCATCGGCGAGAGCGGGAGCGGGAAGTCCATGCTCGCCTCGTCGTTTCTCAACGCCGTCGTCGAACCCGGCGTTTCGACCGGCGAGGTCACCTACCACCCCGAAGACGGCGAGCCGGTCTCCGTGCTGGAACTCTCGGAGTCCGAACTGAACCGGTTCCGCTGGGAGGAAGTCGCCATGGTGTTCCAGGGGGCGATGAGTTCGTTCAACCCCGTCACGACGATTCGAACGCACTTCCGGGAGACCCTGCAGGACCACAACCGCGACATTCCCGCCGGCATGGACCGCGCGCGCGAACTCTTGGAGAGCGTCTACCTCGATCCGGATCGGATCCTCGACTCGTACGCCCACGAACTCTCGGGGGGCATGAAACAGCGCGCGCTCATCGCGCTCTCCCTGGTCCTCGAGCCGGATCTCCTCGTCCTCGACGAGCCGACGGCCGCGCTGGACCTGCTGATGCAGCGCTCGATCGTCACGCTCCTGCGCGAGCTCCAGGCGGAGTACGATCTGACGCTCGTGTTCATCACGCACGACCTCCCGCTGTTGACCAAGCTCGCCGACCGCATCGCCGTGATGTACGCGTTCAACATCGTCGAGATCGGGACGACGGACGATCTGCTCTACAACGCGTCGCACCCGTACACGCGCGCGCTCCTCGACACGACGCCAGACCTGAACGTGCCGGTCGACGAGATGAACATCATCGAGGGGAGCAAGCCGGACCCGGTCGATCACATTCCGGGCTGTTCGTACCATCCCCGGTGTCCGATGGCCGACGCGCAGTGTCGGTCCGACGACCCGCCGATGATGACAGTGAGCGACTCCCACGAGTCCGCATGTTTCTACTACGACGAGGCCGACGACGCGGTGCCGATCAGCGCCGCGCCCGATACCCCTCCGACGACCAGCCAAAGCGCCGCGACCGACGGAGGTGAGAACTGA
- a CDS encoding ABC transporter permease: protein MQGNYFAKRVGQALLTFFATVTLTFVLYQMMPGGPAQALRNQILAQQMGSSNTISPEQIEQLVENYTNLESDAPIYVQYFQYMSSVFLEFDLGESLYEDATVTSLLAERLPWSMLISVYAMVIGYTVSIVLGAVMAFKEKSRFDSVSSVVVIGLNSTPYYVAGILFIFFFSIRYQFFPTGGRVGLGIEEGFNLAFMQSIALHAALPILSMSVLGLGTALTMRGNSVRVLGEDYLRVAELRGLRNSRIATQYVGRNAILPMYTQFMIGIAGVLSSSVIVEEIFSYPGVGLLVYDAIQVRNYPVLMGSLIVFTLVTIVAILIADLTYGFIDPRISAGGNNE, encoded by the coding sequence ATGCAAGGGAATTATTTCGCGAAGCGCGTTGGACAGGCGCTGCTGACGTTTTTCGCGACAGTGACGCTAACGTTCGTTCTGTACCAGATGATGCCAGGTGGCCCTGCTCAGGCGCTTCGAAACCAGATCCTCGCCCAGCAGATGGGCTCGTCGAACACGATCAGTCCGGAGCAGATCGAACAGCTAGTCGAGAACTATACGAATCTCGAGAGCGACGCACCGATTTACGTACAGTATTTCCAGTACATGAGCAGCGTCTTCCTCGAGTTCGATCTCGGCGAGTCGCTCTACGAGGATGCCACCGTCACGTCGCTCCTCGCCGAGCGACTCCCGTGGTCGATGCTCATCAGCGTCTACGCGATGGTCATCGGCTACACCGTGAGCATCGTGCTCGGCGCGGTGATGGCCTTCAAGGAGAAATCCAGGTTCGACTCGGTGTCGTCCGTCGTCGTTATCGGGCTCAACTCCACGCCGTACTACGTCGCGGGGATTCTGTTCATCTTCTTCTTCAGCATTCGGTACCAGTTCTTCCCGACGGGCGGACGAGTCGGACTCGGTATCGAAGAGGGGTTCAACCTGGCGTTCATGCAGAGTATCGCGCTCCACGCCGCGCTACCGATACTGTCGATGAGCGTGCTCGGGCTCGGCACGGCGCTGACGATGCGGGGCAACTCCGTCCGCGTCCTCGGGGAGGACTACCTCCGCGTCGCGGAGCTGCGCGGGCTGCGTAACTCCCGCATCGCGACCCAGTACGTGGGACGGAACGCCATCCTGCCGATGTACACGCAGTTCATGATCGGCATCGCCGGCGTGCTCAGCAGCTCCGTCATCGTCGAGGAGATCTTCTCCTACCCGGGCGTGGGACTGCTAGTGTACGACGCCATCCAGGTGAGAAACTATCCCGTGCTCATGGGATCGCTCATCGTCTTCACGCTCGTGACGATCGTCGCGATCCTGATCGCGGATCTGACGTACGGCTTCATCGACCCCCGAATCTCGGCCGGAGGCAACAATGAGTAA
- a CDS encoding ABC transporter substrate-binding protein, which produces MSRRKFVGASAGTLAATLAGCVGGGDNSTEFVTAFEGGRPPTEVHFNPWNASDHAQTYSIYWTQETLATHSDGTVSTDFFEDISVDGREVTIKFSDKWNFWNGNDITAEDYFIEAELWRYQDPEASPLEGHELVDDYTVKRIYKNEVSPVIAKSNAGLGTSAPKSVFREYYERYEDAGGESGRQAVTEDLLQMTIDTEEFVEEGYGSSLFKIEDFNSSETLATKWEDHPWADETDIEQIRVLPNVESGTQVEQLEKSDKLDMTQYITESQRPDYPDNIENIYELSHYNCQKFMLNWNNEHLARRPVRRAIISAIDIPAIIDAATQTGMLASPTQVQTGIRETIEEEYLGEDFVDQLIDYPVEADEETAIAYMEEAGYSREGDEWISPDGNATDFTIITQSAVSQSQPTKVFTDHLNEFGLNAEMEAIGQDYYSRVQEWEFDIAWMWHVALPYWHPMAYFSNNFYGLLAGDVNSDSDTGPTGVPFSLEIPEEVGATEVEGNGVEINPAQLMVDLEGASSEEETKELTRTLVQWVNFDLPAIIHLQESRGFAGDVENFDFPSEDEFRMDRPNPGPFALLRGRISTN; this is translated from the coding sequence TTGAGTAGACGTAAATTTGTCGGGGCCAGCGCCGGAACGCTCGCTGCGACGCTCGCTGGGTGTGTCGGTGGCGGCGACAACAGTACGGAGTTCGTCACGGCGTTCGAAGGGGGTCGTCCGCCGACGGAGGTCCACTTCAATCCGTGGAACGCCTCGGACCACGCACAGACGTACAGTATCTACTGGACACAGGAAACGCTCGCGACGCATTCTGACGGGACCGTCTCGACCGATTTCTTCGAGGACATCAGTGTCGACGGCCGCGAGGTCACGATCAAGTTCTCAGACAAATGGAACTTCTGGAACGGCAACGACATCACCGCCGAAGACTACTTCATCGAGGCGGAGCTCTGGCGCTACCAGGACCCGGAGGCTTCCCCCCTCGAAGGCCACGAACTGGTCGACGACTACACCGTCAAACGAATCTACAAGAACGAGGTCTCGCCGGTTATCGCGAAATCGAACGCGGGTCTCGGGACGAGCGCCCCGAAATCGGTCTTCCGAGAGTACTACGAGCGCTACGAGGACGCGGGCGGAGAAAGCGGCCGCCAGGCGGTTACCGAGGATCTCCTTCAGATGACGATCGATACCGAGGAGTTCGTCGAGGAGGGATACGGAAGCTCGCTGTTCAAGATCGAGGACTTCAACTCCTCCGAGACGCTGGCGACCAAGTGGGAGGACCATCCGTGGGCCGACGAAACGGATATCGAGCAAATTCGGGTCCTTCCGAACGTCGAATCGGGGACGCAGGTCGAGCAGCTCGAGAAGAGTGACAAGCTCGACATGACTCAGTACATCACCGAGAGCCAGCGCCCGGACTACCCCGACAACATCGAGAATATCTACGAGTTGAGCCACTACAACTGCCAGAAGTTCATGCTGAACTGGAACAACGAGCACCTCGCGCGGCGGCCGGTTCGCCGCGCGATCATCTCCGCGATCGACATTCCCGCGATCATCGACGCCGCGACGCAGACGGGAATGCTCGCGAGCCCGACGCAGGTCCAGACGGGAATCCGAGAGACCATCGAAGAGGAATACCTCGGTGAGGACTTCGTCGACCAGCTCATCGACTACCCCGTCGAGGCCGACGAGGAGACGGCGATCGCCTACATGGAGGAGGCCGGCTACTCGCGGGAGGGCGACGAGTGGATCAGTCCCGACGGCAACGCGACTGACTTCACCATCATCACGCAGTCCGCCGTTTCGCAGTCCCAGCCGACGAAAGTCTTCACCGACCACCTCAACGAGTTCGGGCTGAACGCGGAGATGGAGGCCATCGGTCAGGACTACTACTCGCGGGTCCAGGAGTGGGAGTTCGACATCGCCTGGATGTGGCACGTCGCACTGCCGTACTGGCATCCCATGGCGTACTTCTCGAACAACTTCTACGGCCTCCTCGCCGGCGACGTCAACAGTGATAGCGACACGGGACCGACCGGCGTGCCGTTCTCGCTCGAGATCCCCGAGGAGGTCGGCGCGACGGAAGTCGAGGGTAACGGCGTCGAGATCAACCCGGCCCAGCTCATGGTCGACCTCGAGGGCGCATCGTCCGAGGAGGAGACGAAGGAACTGACCCGAACGCTCGTCCAGTGGGTCAACTTCGACCTACCCGCGATCATCCACTTACAGGAGAGCCGCGGCTTCGCCGGCGACGTCGAGAATTTCGACTTCCCGAGCGAGGACGAGTTCCGAATGGACCGTCCGAACCCGGGACCGTTCGCGCTGCTGCGAGGACGTATTTCGACGAATTAG
- a CDS encoding ABC transporter permease encodes MSNERPDDELETLFDADIDREPTPRSQRLKRQFDLYVVAPARVAMTDWRAVVGTAIITIFFLMGTVGVWLVDRPTSGDAPVLEPPFQNPNYILGTDTFGQPIGAQLIHATPDMFRMVFAGAVVSVGFAALVGILSGFLRGSKIDTILMSITDIIITIPGLPLVIVLIAIFQPRDPYVIGVLLGLDNWPGLARTVRSQVLSIREESYVEASQIMGVSTGTILRRDVLAQLMPYITVNSALASRRIIFESVGLYFLGILPFTTFNWGVMMNIAYEGQALSRPDMYHFLAFPLLTIFLMSFGLVLFSQGMDSVFNVRLRARHSSTIDDDGGPEP; translated from the coding sequence ATGAGTAACGAACGACCCGACGACGAACTCGAGACGCTGTTCGACGCGGACATCGACCGAGAGCCGACGCCGCGGTCCCAGCGGCTCAAGCGACAGTTCGACCTGTACGTCGTCGCCCCCGCCCGGGTGGCGATGACCGACTGGCGAGCCGTCGTCGGGACGGCGATCATCACGATATTCTTCCTGATGGGAACTGTCGGCGTCTGGCTCGTCGACAGACCGACGAGCGGGGATGCGCCCGTTCTCGAACCGCCGTTCCAGAACCCCAACTACATTCTCGGGACGGACACCTTCGGGCAGCCGATCGGGGCGCAACTCATCCACGCGACGCCGGACATGTTCCGAATGGTGTTCGCCGGAGCGGTCGTGAGCGTCGGGTTCGCGGCGCTGGTCGGCATCCTTTCGGGGTTCCTCCGTGGCTCGAAGATCGACACGATACTGATGTCGATCACCGACATCATCATCACCATCCCCGGACTCCCGCTGGTCATCGTCCTCATCGCGATCTTCCAGCCCAGAGACCCGTACGTCATCGGCGTCTTGCTCGGGCTCGACAACTGGCCCGGGCTGGCGAGGACCGTACGCTCACAGGTGCTCAGCATCCGGGAGGAGTCGTACGTGGAGGCCTCGCAGATCATGGGCGTCTCGACGGGGACGATCCTCCGCCGGGACGTCCTCGCCCAGCTGATGCCGTACATCACGGTGAACTCGGCGCTGGCCTCTCGACGCATCATCTTTGAGTCCGTCGGGCTGTACTTCCTCGGGATCCTCCCGTTCACGACGTTCAACTGGGGCGTCATGATGAACATCGCCTACGAGGGGCAAGCGCTGAGTCGGCCGGACATGTACCACTTCCTCGCGTTCCCGTTACTGACGATCTTCCTGATGTCGTTCGGACTCGTGTTGTTCTCCCAGGGGATGGACAGCGTGTTCAACGTCCGACTCAGGGCGCGTCACTCGTCGACGATCGACGACGACGGAGGTCCCGAACCATGA